From Sceloporus undulatus isolate JIND9_A2432 ecotype Alabama chromosome 6, SceUnd_v1.1, whole genome shotgun sequence, one genomic window encodes:
- the LOC121934151 gene encoding retinitis pigmentosa 9 protein homolog encodes MSRTKRRECEGGGGRGLASSSEEGPASASPSSEAEGGARPSGGWVPGRSRPECAALMSSGSGLKRSRRERREPLPSSSSSSSHGPERKEPRRRRKEEEERQQRGGVEQIQQIQHLESFYEKLPPGLIKENETKPEDCIPDVPGNEHAREFLAHAPTKGLWMPLGKEVKVMQCWRCKRYGHRTGDKECPFFIKGNQKLEQFRVAHEDPMYDIIRENKRHEKEMRIQQLKQLLEDSTSDDDSSSDSSSSSGCQEKGKKKRKKKEKKKEKKKKKKKRKHKSKSDKRSESD; translated from the exons ATGTCTCGGACTAAAAGGCGCGAgtgtgagggaggaggagggcgaggcCTAGCCTCTTCTTCGGAGGAAGGGCCCGCCTCGGCCTCGCCTAGCAGCGAGGCCGAGGGAGGAGCGAGGCCCAGCGGAGGCTGGGTCCCAGGGCGCTCCAGGCCGGAGTGTGCCGCCCTCATGTCCTCAGGCAGCGGCCTCAAGCGCTCCAGGCGAGAGAGGAGGGAACCcctgcccagcagcagcagcagcagtagccaTGGCCCCGAGAGGAAagagcccaggaggaggaggaaggaggaggaggagaggcagcagcGCGGAGGAGTGGAGCAGATCCAACAGATCCAGCACTTGGAGTCCTT CTATGAGAAACTTCCTCCAGGGCTTATTAAG GAAAATGAGACTAAACCAGAGGACTGCATTCCTGATGTACCTGGCAATGAACACGCACGAGAGTTCCTGGCACATGCTCCAACGAAAGGGCTCTGGATGCCACTAGGGAAGGAAGTCAAAGTTATGCAAT GTTGGAGATGTAAACGTTATGGACACCGGACAGGGGATAAAGAATGTCCATTCTTCATTAAAGGCAACCAGAAATTAGAACAATTCAGAGTA GCACATGAAGACCCCATGTATGATATAATAAGAGAAAATAAGCGACATGAGAAGGAAATGCG AATACAGCAGTTGAAGCAGCTGCTGGAGGACTCTACTTCGgatgatgacagcagcagtgacagTTCCAGTTCTTCAGGGTGCCAGGAAAAGGGCAAGAAAAAgcgaaagaagaaggagaaaaagaaagaaaagaaaaagaagaaaaagaaaaggaagcacaAATCTAAATCTGACAAGAGATCTGAATCAGATTGA
- the LOC121934147 gene encoding uncharacterized protein LOC121934147 isoform X2, which produces MPQRVGLIPQTKDPFFMHMQQHNRGSLIPGSLALCTTHTASLLQATRFRHYSPGKRTETKETQTDVRQPESKPKKHQDHGIETKGCDAGNMACVSSAVGKGSESSLEAPERIISSPLSDRDFAKSSSGSVQFRSLPPPGYAFEKEEVRIEYANDGAPAIQLWKSFKETIPLYDVAKKENVVQRDVFALSSCEEVVYGPKEQGQLVPSISYPEEQKTLEDMQERDAQCKAKMDSEKQGSTSYRVSSPVDDSRAVQLSEPSRPDQLGTKQDVLVSKRSSGLKRSSSSRAPQDVSNLVQQRELFPSGMEITNDSYFPQKLNENDVTNKEWTTSETSLWCNESEKYIPSESWLACLENMDANYNYDMYLSRRKRPSVLSVTSDETSSVDEGSLIDNTPMSYFVPDYMLQKSTLKKSKEGLGRERIKSGGSLNEDEEVEGHEKVSIGYGQNLKRCSKVKAKDISSRSKKLGILPMSSSSRQLYPRKKKASKSFSPSEADSEEYWVKEPEEEEEEEEEEEEEEEEEREYLIQETVPYGTLNPSKSGLYWTTGQKVFWRVPKNVVPAHIINLPLQEKVKMSGVATKLKMEREQGEDLCGDFNFCLKKPTAHQLEVFEHRRNSSRHAGRLQEEERRIVDDDYWIKSGVADDYWIKSGARPKFASLTHEGLSTSAKSREKQVRPVAADNLHVVDSPKKKGVHKPPHKRRNTRHDEEVQEWEKPKTSHHKGREARRSLYKRR; this is translated from the exons GCCACACGGTTCAGGCATTATAGCCCTGGGAAACGAACAGAGACCAAAGAAACGCAGACTGATGTTAGACAACCTGAAAGTAAGCCAAAAAAACATCAGGATCATGGTATAGAAACAAAAGGCTGTGATGCTGGAAATATGGCTTGTGTCTCATCTGCTGTTGGCAAAGGAAGTGAAAGTTCTTTAGAAGCACCAGAGAGGATCATATCTTCTCCACTTTCAGACAGGGACTTTGCCAAGAGTTCTTCAGGTTCTGTACAGTTTCGAAGCCTTCCTCCACCAGGCTATGCCTTTGAGAAAGAGGAAGTAAGAATAGAGTATGCCAATGATGGTGCACCTGCCATTCAGCTATGGAAGTCCTTCAAAGAAACAATCCCTTTGTATGATGTGGCAAAAAAGGAGAATGTAGTGCAAAGAGATGTGTTTGCTCTGAGCTCCTGTGAAGAAGTTGTATATGGACCTAAGGAACAAGGACAGTTGGTGCCAAGTATTTCCTATCCAGAGGAGCAAAAGACTCTTGAGGATATGCAGGAAAGAGACGCTCAGTGTAAAGCAAAGATGGATTCAGAAAAACAGGGATCTACTAGTTATAGAGTAAGTTCTCCTGTAGATGACTCTAGAGCAGTGCAGCTGTCTGAACCATCTAGACCTGACCAGCTAGGGACAAAGCAAGATGTGCTGGTGTCCAAAAGATCTTCTGGATtaaagaggtccagcagttcaaGAGCTCCTCAGGATGTGTCAAACCTTGTTCAGCAAAGGGAGCTATTTCCATCTGGCATGGAGATAACAAATGATTCATATTTCCCTCAGAAACTGAATGAAAATGATGTGACCAATAAAGAATGGACAACTTCAGAAACAAGTCTGTGGTGTAATGAGTCAGAGAAATACATTCCTTCTGAAAGCTGGTTGGCTTGCTTAGAGAATATGGATGCTAACTATAACTATGATATGTATTTGTCCCGAAGAAAGCGTCCAAGTGTACTCAGTGTTACTTCTGACGAGACGTCTTCTGTTGATGAAGGTTCATTGATTGACAATACACCCATGTCTTATTTTGTCCCTGACTATATGCTTCAGAAGAGTACCTTAAAGAAAAGTAAAGAGggcttggggagagagagaattaaaagTGGAGGCTCCCTCAATGAAGATGAGGAAGTAGAAGGGCATGAGAAAGTCAGTATTGGTTATGGCCAGAATTTGAAGAGATGTTCAAAAGTCAAGGCTAAAGATATCTCCAGTCGATCTAAAAAGCTGGGTATTCTCCCCATGTCTTCCAGCAGCAGGCAACTCTATCCTCGCAAGAAAAAAGCTTCTAAGAGTTTCTCTCCATCAGAAGCTGATTCTGAAGAATACTGGGTGAAGGaaccagaggaagaggaggaagaagaggaggaagaggaggaggaggaagaagaagagagggaataCTTAATTCAAGAAACTGTACCTTATGGAACTTTGAACCCTAGTAAAAGTGGCCTCTACTGGACGACTGGCCAGAAGGTATTCTGGAGAGTACCCAAAAACGTAGTACCAgcgcatattattaatttgccaTTACAAGAAAAAGTAAAAATGTCTGGAGTGGCTACCAAATTGAAGATGGAGCGAGAACAAGGTGAGGATCTCTGTGGTGATTTCAACTTCTGCCTGAAGAAGCCTACAGCACACCAGCTAGAAGTGTTTGAACATAGAAGAAATTCATCAAGACACGCAG GAAGAttacaagaggaagaaagaaggattgTGGATGATGACTATTGGATAAAAAGTGGTGTAGCTGATGACTACTGGATAAAAAGTGGTGCAAGACCCAAGTTTGCTAGCCTAACGCATGAAGGCCTCTCAACCTCAGCCAAAAGCAGAGAAAAAC AAGTACGCCCTGTTGCTGCAGACAACTTGCATGTAGTAGACTCACCAAAGAAGAAAGGGGTGCATAAACCTCCACATAAACGCAGAAACACAAGGCATGATGAAGAAGTTCAAGAATGGGAGAAACCAAAAACATCCCATCACAAGG GGCGTGAAGCAAGGAGATCTCTTTATAAAAGAAGATAA
- the LOC121934147 gene encoding uncharacterized protein LOC121934147 isoform X1 gives MNTNNASESGPYPTNQRPFFYAHATAQQRFSNPWLLGPVYNPYGIPAAGLRSGNPYFPLYSVPFHEYPGYVVPQHPMHVRVNRRPYFNGHPPMFYQATRFRHYSPGKRTETKETQTDVRQPESKPKKHQDHGIETKGCDAGNMACVSSAVGKGSESSLEAPERIISSPLSDRDFAKSSSGSVQFRSLPPPGYAFEKEEVRIEYANDGAPAIQLWKSFKETIPLYDVAKKENVVQRDVFALSSCEEVVYGPKEQGQLVPSISYPEEQKTLEDMQERDAQCKAKMDSEKQGSTSYRVSSPVDDSRAVQLSEPSRPDQLGTKQDVLVSKRSSGLKRSSSSRAPQDVSNLVQQRELFPSGMEITNDSYFPQKLNENDVTNKEWTTSETSLWCNESEKYIPSESWLACLENMDANYNYDMYLSRRKRPSVLSVTSDETSSVDEGSLIDNTPMSYFVPDYMLQKSTLKKSKEGLGRERIKSGGSLNEDEEVEGHEKVSIGYGQNLKRCSKVKAKDISSRSKKLGILPMSSSSRQLYPRKKKASKSFSPSEADSEEYWVKEPEEEEEEEEEEEEEEEEEREYLIQETVPYGTLNPSKSGLYWTTGQKVFWRVPKNVVPAHIINLPLQEKVKMSGVATKLKMEREQGEDLCGDFNFCLKKPTAHQLEVFEHRRNSSRHAGRLQEEERRIVDDDYWIKSGVADDYWIKSGARPKFASLTHEGLSTSAKSREKQVRPVAADNLHVVDSPKKKGVHKPPHKRRNTRHDEEVQEWEKPKTSHHKGREARRSLYKRR, from the exons GCTTAAGAAGTGGCAATCCATACTTCCCATTATATTCTGTTCCTTTCCACGAGTACCCTGGATATGTCGTCCCACAGCATCCCATGCATGTGAGAGTTAACAGAAGACCTTATTTTAATGGTCACCCACCCATGTTTTATCAGGCCACACGGTTCAGGCATTATAGCCCTGGGAAACGAACAGAGACCAAAGAAACGCAGACTGATGTTAGACAACCTGAAAGTAAGCCAAAAAAACATCAGGATCATGGTATAGAAACAAAAGGCTGTGATGCTGGAAATATGGCTTGTGTCTCATCTGCTGTTGGCAAAGGAAGTGAAAGTTCTTTAGAAGCACCAGAGAGGATCATATCTTCTCCACTTTCAGACAGGGACTTTGCCAAGAGTTCTTCAGGTTCTGTACAGTTTCGAAGCCTTCCTCCACCAGGCTATGCCTTTGAGAAAGAGGAAGTAAGAATAGAGTATGCCAATGATGGTGCACCTGCCATTCAGCTATGGAAGTCCTTCAAAGAAACAATCCCTTTGTATGATGTGGCAAAAAAGGAGAATGTAGTGCAAAGAGATGTGTTTGCTCTGAGCTCCTGTGAAGAAGTTGTATATGGACCTAAGGAACAAGGACAGTTGGTGCCAAGTATTTCCTATCCAGAGGAGCAAAAGACTCTTGAGGATATGCAGGAAAGAGACGCTCAGTGTAAAGCAAAGATGGATTCAGAAAAACAGGGATCTACTAGTTATAGAGTAAGTTCTCCTGTAGATGACTCTAGAGCAGTGCAGCTGTCTGAACCATCTAGACCTGACCAGCTAGGGACAAAGCAAGATGTGCTGGTGTCCAAAAGATCTTCTGGATtaaagaggtccagcagttcaaGAGCTCCTCAGGATGTGTCAAACCTTGTTCAGCAAAGGGAGCTATTTCCATCTGGCATGGAGATAACAAATGATTCATATTTCCCTCAGAAACTGAATGAAAATGATGTGACCAATAAAGAATGGACAACTTCAGAAACAAGTCTGTGGTGTAATGAGTCAGAGAAATACATTCCTTCTGAAAGCTGGTTGGCTTGCTTAGAGAATATGGATGCTAACTATAACTATGATATGTATTTGTCCCGAAGAAAGCGTCCAAGTGTACTCAGTGTTACTTCTGACGAGACGTCTTCTGTTGATGAAGGTTCATTGATTGACAATACACCCATGTCTTATTTTGTCCCTGACTATATGCTTCAGAAGAGTACCTTAAAGAAAAGTAAAGAGggcttggggagagagagaattaaaagTGGAGGCTCCCTCAATGAAGATGAGGAAGTAGAAGGGCATGAGAAAGTCAGTATTGGTTATGGCCAGAATTTGAAGAGATGTTCAAAAGTCAAGGCTAAAGATATCTCCAGTCGATCTAAAAAGCTGGGTATTCTCCCCATGTCTTCCAGCAGCAGGCAACTCTATCCTCGCAAGAAAAAAGCTTCTAAGAGTTTCTCTCCATCAGAAGCTGATTCTGAAGAATACTGGGTGAAGGaaccagaggaagaggaggaagaagaggaggaagaggaggaggaggaagaagaagagagggaataCTTAATTCAAGAAACTGTACCTTATGGAACTTTGAACCCTAGTAAAAGTGGCCTCTACTGGACGACTGGCCAGAAGGTATTCTGGAGAGTACCCAAAAACGTAGTACCAgcgcatattattaatttgccaTTACAAGAAAAAGTAAAAATGTCTGGAGTGGCTACCAAATTGAAGATGGAGCGAGAACAAGGTGAGGATCTCTGTGGTGATTTCAACTTCTGCCTGAAGAAGCCTACAGCACACCAGCTAGAAGTGTTTGAACATAGAAGAAATTCATCAAGACACGCAG GAAGAttacaagaggaagaaagaaggattgTGGATGATGACTATTGGATAAAAAGTGGTGTAGCTGATGACTACTGGATAAAAAGTGGTGCAAGACCCAAGTTTGCTAGCCTAACGCATGAAGGCCTCTCAACCTCAGCCAAAAGCAGAGAAAAAC AAGTACGCCCTGTTGCTGCAGACAACTTGCATGTAGTAGACTCACCAAAGAAGAAAGGGGTGCATAAACCTCCACATAAACGCAGAAACACAAGGCATGATGAAGAAGTTCAAGAATGGGAGAAACCAAAAACATCCCATCACAAGG GGCGTGAAGCAAGGAGATCTCTTTATAAAAGAAGATAA